From Micromonospora rifamycinica, a single genomic window includes:
- the whiA gene encoding DNA-binding protein WhiA produces MAMTAAVKDELSRVDVPKPCCRRAEMAALLRFAGGLHIVSGRVVVEAELDTGAVARRLRREIAEVYGYPSEIHVLASGGLRKGSHFIVRVVKDGEALARQTGLLDVRGRPVRGLPPHVVAANVCCAVSAWRGAFMAHGSLTEPGRSSALEITCPGPESALALVGAARRIGITAKNREVRGVDRVVVKDGDAIAALLTRIGAHSSVLAWEERRVRREVRATANRLANFDDANLRRSARAAVAAAARVTRALEILADDAPNHLTSAGQLRLEHRQASLEELGALADPPLTKDAIAGRIRRLLALADKRARDLGIPDTEAAVTPDMLVV; encoded by the coding sequence ATGGCGATGACGGCTGCGGTCAAGGACGAGCTGAGCCGGGTCGACGTGCCCAAGCCCTGCTGCCGGCGGGCGGAGATGGCCGCCCTGCTGCGCTTCGCCGGTGGGCTGCACATCGTCTCCGGCCGGGTGGTGGTGGAGGCGGAGCTGGACACCGGGGCGGTGGCCCGCCGGCTGCGCCGGGAGATCGCCGAGGTGTACGGCTACCCCAGCGAGATCCACGTGCTCGCCTCGGGCGGGCTGCGCAAGGGAAGCCACTTCATCGTCCGGGTGGTCAAGGACGGCGAGGCGCTGGCCCGGCAGACCGGCCTGCTCGACGTCCGGGGTCGACCGGTACGCGGCCTGCCACCGCACGTGGTGGCGGCGAACGTCTGCTGCGCGGTGTCGGCCTGGCGGGGCGCGTTCATGGCGCACGGCTCGTTGACCGAGCCGGGCCGCTCCAGTGCGCTGGAGATCACCTGCCCCGGGCCGGAGTCCGCGCTGGCCCTGGTCGGCGCGGCCCGCCGGATCGGCATCACCGCCAAGAACCGGGAGGTGCGCGGGGTGGACCGGGTGGTGGTCAAGGACGGCGACGCGATCGCCGCGCTGCTCACCCGGATCGGCGCACACTCCAGCGTGCTGGCCTGGGAGGAGCGCCGGGTGCGCCGCGAGGTGCGGGCCACCGCCAACCGGCTGGCGAACTTCGACGACGCCAACCTGCGCCGCTCGGCGCGGGCCGCGGTGGCCGCCGCCGCCCGGGTCACCCGGGCGCTGGAGATCCTCGCCGACGACGCCCCGAACCACCTCACCTCGGCCGGTCAGCTGCGGCTGGAGCACCGGCAGGCGTCGCTGGAGGAGCTGGGCGCGCTGGCCGACCCGCCGTTGACCAAGGACGCGATCGCCGGGCGGATCCGCCGGCTGCTGGCGCTCGCCGACAAACGCGCCCGTGACCTGGGCATCCCGGATACCGAAGCGGCCGTCACGCCGGACATGCTCGTGGTCTGA
- the gap gene encoding type I glyceraldehyde-3-phosphate dehydrogenase, translating to MTIRVGINGFGRIGRNFFRAVLASGADIEVVAVNDLTDNATLAHLLKYDSILGRLPHEVKATADEITVGGKTIKAFAEKDPSKLAWGEVGADVVIESTGFFTDGTKAKAHVDGGAKKVIISAPAKNEDVTVVMGVNHDQYDPAKHTIISNASCTTNCLAPMAKVLQDTFGIEKGLMTTIHAYTQDQNLQDAPHKDLRRARAAALNIVPTSTGAAKAIGLVLPVLKGKLDGYALRVPIPTGSATDLTVEVGRETSVDEVNAAIKAAADGPLKGILVYNEDPIVSSDIVTDPASCIFDAPLTKVIGNQVKVVGWYDNEWGYSNRIVDLVKLVGSSL from the coding sequence GTGACCATCCGGGTTGGCATCAACGGCTTCGGCCGCATCGGCCGTAACTTCTTCCGGGCCGTGCTGGCGTCCGGCGCCGACATCGAGGTCGTCGCCGTGAACGACCTGACCGACAACGCGACGCTCGCCCACCTGCTCAAGTACGACAGCATCCTCGGTCGTCTGCCGCACGAGGTCAAGGCCACCGCCGACGAGATCACCGTCGGTGGCAAGACCATCAAGGCGTTCGCCGAGAAGGACCCGTCGAAGCTGGCGTGGGGCGAGGTCGGCGCGGACGTCGTCATCGAGTCCACCGGTTTCTTCACCGACGGCACCAAGGCCAAGGCGCACGTCGACGGCGGGGCCAAGAAGGTCATCATCTCCGCCCCGGCGAAGAACGAGGACGTCACGGTCGTCATGGGCGTCAACCACGACCAGTACGACCCGGCCAAGCACACGATCATCTCGAACGCGTCGTGCACCACGAACTGCCTGGCTCCGATGGCGAAGGTCCTGCAGGACACCTTCGGCATCGAGAAGGGCCTGATGACCACGATCCACGCGTACACCCAGGACCAGAACCTCCAGGACGCGCCGCACAAGGACCTGCGTCGGGCCCGCGCCGCCGCGCTGAACATCGTCCCCACCTCGACCGGCGCCGCCAAGGCGATCGGGCTGGTGCTGCCGGTGCTCAAGGGCAAGCTGGACGGTTACGCGCTGCGGGTGCCGATCCCGACCGGCTCGGCCACCGACCTGACCGTCGAGGTCGGCCGGGAGACCAGCGTGGACGAGGTCAACGCCGCGATCAAGGCCGCCGCGGACGGTCCGCTCAAGGGCATCCTGGTCTACAACGAGGACCCGATCGTCTCGTCGGACATCGTCACCGACCCGGCGTCGTGCATCTTCGACGCGCCGCTGACCAAGGTCATCGGCAACCAGGTCAAGGTCGTCGGCTGGTACGACAACGAGTGGGGCTACTCCAACCGGATCGTCGACCTGGTCAAGCTGGTGGGTTCCTCGCTGTGA
- a CDS encoding phosphoglycerate kinase, with translation MSIRNLDDLLAEGVSGRRVLVRADLNVPLDKQTGEITDDGRIRAVLPTLGALVQAGAKVVVCSHLGRPKGAPDPQYSLRPVAGRLGELLDAPVHFATDTVGESARATVDALADGQVALLENLRFNKGETSKDDAERGAFADQLAAFGEAYVDDAFGAVHRKHASVHDVPARLPHVAGRLVLREVEVLSRLTGEPERPYVVVLGGSKVSDKLAVIEALLPKVDRLLIGGGMCFTFLKAQGHEVGTSLLEEEMVETCGNLLARADGKILLPVDVVAADAFAPDAAHDTVPADGIPSHRLGLDIGPETVAGFTAALSGARTVFWNGPMGVFEMPAFAGGTRGVAEAITKTDAFTVVGGGDSAAAVRALGLDESSFGHISTGGGASLEYLEGKTLPGIAALEN, from the coding sequence GTGAGCATCCGCAACCTCGACGACCTGCTCGCCGAGGGGGTGTCGGGTCGGCGCGTGCTGGTGCGCGCCGACCTGAACGTCCCGCTCGACAAGCAGACCGGGGAGATCACCGACGACGGCCGGATCCGGGCCGTCCTGCCCACCCTGGGCGCGCTGGTGCAGGCCGGGGCGAAGGTCGTGGTCTGTTCGCACCTGGGCCGCCCGAAGGGCGCCCCGGACCCGCAGTACAGCCTCCGCCCGGTCGCCGGGCGGCTCGGTGAGCTGCTGGACGCGCCGGTGCACTTCGCCACCGACACCGTCGGCGAGTCCGCCCGCGCCACGGTGGACGCGCTGGCCGACGGTCAGGTCGCCCTGCTGGAGAACCTCCGCTTCAACAAGGGGGAGACCAGCAAGGACGACGCCGAGCGGGGGGCCTTCGCCGACCAGCTCGCCGCGTTCGGCGAGGCGTACGTGGACGACGCGTTCGGTGCGGTGCACCGCAAGCACGCCAGCGTCCACGACGTACCGGCCCGGTTGCCGCACGTCGCGGGCCGGCTGGTCCTGCGCGAGGTGGAGGTGCTGTCCCGGCTGACCGGGGAGCCGGAGCGCCCGTACGTGGTGGTGCTCGGCGGTTCCAAGGTCTCCGACAAGCTGGCGGTCATCGAGGCGCTGCTGCCGAAGGTCGACCGGCTGCTCATCGGCGGCGGGATGTGCTTCACCTTCCTCAAGGCCCAGGGCCACGAGGTGGGCACCTCGCTGCTGGAGGAGGAGATGGTCGAGACCTGCGGCAACCTCCTGGCCCGCGCCGACGGCAAGATCCTGCTCCCGGTCGACGTGGTGGCCGCGGACGCCTTCGCCCCGGACGCCGCGCACGACACGGTGCCCGCCGACGGCATCCCCAGCCACCGGCTCGGCCTGGACATCGGCCCGGAGACGGTGGCCGGCTTCACCGCCGCGCTGTCCGGCGCGAGGACGGTCTTCTGGAACGGCCCGATGGGCGTGTTCGAGATGCCGGCGTTCGCGGGCGGCACCCGGGGGGTCGCCGAGGCGATCACCAAGACCGACGCGTTCACCGTGGTCGGTGGCGGGGACTCCGCCGCGGCCGTCCGGGCGCTCGGGCTGGACGAGTCGTCGTTCGGTCACATCTCCACCGGCGGCGGCGCCTCCCTGGAGTACCTGGAGGGCAAGACCCTCCCCGGCATCGCGGCCCTGGAGAACTGA
- the tpiA gene encoding triose-phosphate isomerase encodes MASVTRRPLMAGNWKMNLNHLEANLLVQKLAASLTEQQLTAVETVVLPPFTDLRTVQTAVDGDKLLIGYGGQDLSPYQSGAYTGDISGAMLAKLGCTYVTVGHSERRQYHYEDDAIVNAKVAAALANGLTPILCIGEGLEIREQLRHVPHCCDQLDGALKGLTAEQVTQVVVAYEPVWAIGTGKTATPEDAQEVCGEVRKRLVETYDQGTADQVRILYGGSVKSSNVASIMSQPDVDGALVGGASLDAEEFAKICRFPEHTVA; translated from the coding sequence ATGGCGAGCGTCACCCGCCGGCCGCTGATGGCCGGCAACTGGAAGATGAACCTCAACCACCTCGAGGCCAACCTGCTGGTGCAGAAGCTGGCCGCGAGCCTCACCGAGCAGCAGCTCACCGCCGTCGAGACGGTGGTCCTGCCGCCCTTCACCGACCTGCGTACCGTGCAGACCGCGGTGGACGGCGACAAGCTGCTCATCGGCTACGGCGGGCAGGACCTCTCGCCGTACCAGTCCGGCGCGTACACCGGGGACATCTCCGGGGCGATGCTGGCCAAGCTGGGCTGCACCTACGTGACGGTCGGGCACTCGGAGCGGCGGCAGTACCACTACGAGGACGACGCGATCGTCAATGCCAAGGTGGCCGCGGCGCTGGCCAACGGGCTGACCCCGATTCTCTGCATCGGTGAGGGCCTGGAGATCCGCGAGCAGCTGCGGCACGTGCCGCACTGCTGCGACCAGCTCGACGGCGCCCTCAAGGGGCTCACCGCCGAGCAGGTCACCCAGGTCGTGGTCGCGTACGAGCCGGTCTGGGCGATCGGCACCGGCAAGACCGCCACCCCCGAGGACGCCCAGGAGGTCTGCGGGGAGGTCCGCAAGCGGCTGGTCGAGACCTACGACCAGGGCACCGCCGACCAGGTCCGGATCCTCTACGGCGGCTCGGTCAAGTCGTCCAACGTCGCATCGATCATGTCCCAGCCGGACGTGGACGGGGCGCTGGTGGGCGGGGCCAGCCTGGACGCCGAGGAGTTCGCGAAGATCTGCCGCTTCCCGGAGCACACGGTCGCCTGA
- the secG gene encoding preprotein translocase subunit SecG encodes MPIWFAYTLIVLLVITSVLLTMLILLHRGKGGGLSSMFGGGVSSSLAGSSVAEKNLDRYTVLVSIVWFACIVGLGLWLRLQLNSGA; translated from the coding sequence ATGCCGATCTGGTTCGCATACACGTTGATCGTGTTGCTGGTCATCACGAGCGTTCTGCTCACCATGCTCATCCTGCTGCACCGGGGTAAGGGCGGCGGGCTGTCGAGCATGTTCGGCGGCGGGGTCAGCTCCAGCCTGGCCGGCTCGTCGGTGGCCGAGAAGAACCTGGACCGCTACACCGTCCTGGTGAGCATCGTCTGGTTCGCCTGCATCGTCGGGCTCGGCCTCTGGCTCCGGCTCCAGCTCAACAGCGGGGCCTGA
- a CDS encoding RNA polymerase-binding protein RbpA — protein MASGNVIRGSRIGSAPERPTERHEPAPRRAVTYWCRNDHATEIRLALDAEEPAVWDCPRCGVPAGRDAQNPPGRTRPEPYKTHLAYVKERRTPQEGEALLNEALAALRRRRGRE, from the coding sequence GTGGCCAGTGGCAACGTCATCCGCGGTTCACGAATCGGGTCGGCACCCGAGCGTCCCACCGAACGGCACGAACCGGCCCCCCGCCGCGCGGTCACCTACTGGTGCCGCAACGACCACGCCACCGAGATCCGGTTGGCGTTGGACGCCGAGGAGCCGGCGGTCTGGGACTGCCCGCGCTGCGGCGTGCCGGCCGGGCGGGACGCCCAGAACCCGCCCGGACGCACCCGCCCCGAGCCCTACAAGACCCACCTGGCGTACGTGAAGGAGCGCCGCACCCCCCAGGAGGGGGAGGCGCTGCTGAACGAGGCACTGGCCGCGTTGCGCCGCCGCCGCGGCCGGGAGTGA